A stretch of Microbacterium sp. 4R-513 DNA encodes these proteins:
- a CDS encoding UvrD-helicase domain-containing protein, protein MTDASTPLIVGSDIGPQSSGSRADEDLLAGLNPPQREAVTYRGPALLIVAGAGSGKTSVLTRRIASLLRNREAWPSQILAITFTNKAAGEMRERVQHLVGEQAAQGMWISTFHSACVRILRREAQQFGFTKAFTIYDSGDSRALIKRLVKEHEADAYGLTPAATQSKISKLKNELADAESYARQANMNDPAERIFVDLFADYQRALQRANAFDFDDLIAQTVYLFRAFPHVADVYRRRFRHILVDEYQDTNHAQYALINELTQPLSEPEGESYGDSGMMIFDAPATDALPAASLTVVGDSDQSIYAFRGADIRNITEFERDYPGAKVVLLEQNYRSTQNILSAANAVISNNFDRKDKKLWTDVGAGEKIVGFTGYSQHDEAQFVADEIEALHRKDVPYSRMAVFYRTNSQSRALEEIFIRSAVPYKIMGGTKFYERAEIKDALAYLVAVANPADEMAVRRILNKPRRGIGDVTETAIARYAADEGITFRDALANASALGVGPKTQAAIAQLDAVLAEATDHMLPATGELAPPTAVAEGLQILLQKSGYLDALRASKDPQDEARVENLDEMVAVAREFARNNPEGTVIDFLAEVALVSDADDLDDASGSVSLMTLHTAKGLEYDAVFVTGVEEDLIPHRISAGEPGGPQEERRLFYVGVTRARKRLFFTLAMTRAQFGEVTVAMPSRFLQEIPAELIDWRQSPGDVNSRGGTQSRALNARRPGGGWGGSSGTGRRYGEDLVPKSTSIERFANKIPAKVRDNGDMVLGPGDRIRHEDFGEGRVDAVTGEGAKRVAHVRFDKAGPKKLLIKIAPIEKL, encoded by the coding sequence ATGACCGACGCCAGTACGCCCCTCATCGTCGGCAGCGACATCGGGCCGCAGTCCTCTGGATCGCGCGCCGACGAAGATCTGCTCGCGGGACTCAATCCGCCGCAGCGCGAAGCCGTGACCTATCGCGGCCCCGCGCTGCTCATCGTCGCGGGTGCGGGCTCGGGCAAGACGAGCGTCCTGACCCGGCGCATCGCGTCGCTTCTGCGCAACCGCGAGGCGTGGCCCAGTCAGATCCTCGCCATCACCTTCACCAACAAGGCCGCGGGGGAGATGCGCGAGCGGGTGCAGCACCTCGTCGGCGAGCAGGCGGCGCAGGGCATGTGGATCTCGACGTTCCACTCCGCGTGCGTGCGCATCCTCCGCCGCGAGGCCCAGCAGTTCGGCTTCACGAAGGCCTTCACGATCTACGACTCGGGCGACTCGCGCGCGCTCATCAAGCGGCTCGTCAAGGAGCATGAGGCCGATGCCTACGGCCTGACGCCGGCGGCCACGCAGAGCAAGATCTCCAAGCTCAAGAACGAGCTCGCGGATGCCGAGTCCTATGCCCGCCAGGCGAACATGAACGATCCCGCCGAGCGGATCTTCGTCGACCTGTTCGCGGACTACCAGCGCGCCCTGCAGCGGGCGAACGCCTTCGACTTCGACGACCTCATCGCCCAGACGGTGTACCTCTTCCGCGCGTTCCCGCACGTCGCCGACGTGTACCGCCGGCGGTTCCGGCACATCCTCGTCGACGAGTACCAGGACACGAACCACGCGCAGTACGCGCTCATCAATGAGCTGACCCAGCCCCTGTCCGAGCCCGAGGGCGAGTCCTACGGCGACAGCGGAATGATGATCTTCGACGCGCCGGCGACCGATGCGCTTCCGGCGGCCTCGCTCACTGTGGTCGGCGACTCCGATCAGTCGATCTACGCCTTCCGCGGCGCCGACATCCGCAACATCACCGAGTTCGAGCGGGACTACCCGGGCGCCAAGGTCGTGCTGCTCGAGCAGAACTACCGCTCGACGCAGAACATCCTCAGCGCCGCGAACGCCGTCATCAGCAACAATTTCGACCGCAAGGACAAGAAGCTCTGGACCGACGTCGGCGCGGGCGAGAAGATCGTCGGCTTCACCGGCTACTCGCAGCACGATGAGGCGCAGTTCGTCGCAGACGAGATCGAGGCGCTCCACCGCAAGGACGTCCCGTATTCGCGGATGGCGGTGTTCTACCGGACGAACTCGCAGTCCCGTGCGCTGGAGGAGATCTTCATCCGCTCGGCCGTGCCCTACAAGATCATGGGCGGCACGAAGTTCTACGAGCGCGCCGAGATCAAGGACGCCCTGGCCTACCTCGTCGCCGTGGCGAACCCGGCCGACGAGATGGCCGTGCGACGCATCCTCAACAAGCCCCGCCGCGGCATCGGGGATGTGACCGAGACGGCCATCGCCCGCTACGCCGCCGACGAGGGCATCACCTTCCGCGATGCCCTCGCGAATGCGTCGGCGCTCGGCGTCGGCCCGAAGACCCAGGCGGCGATCGCGCAGCTCGACGCGGTGCTGGCCGAGGCGACCGATCACATGCTCCCCGCGACCGGTGAGCTCGCGCCGCCCACCGCCGTGGCCGAGGGCCTCCAGATCCTCCTGCAGAAGAGCGGGTATCTCGACGCGCTGCGTGCGAGCAAAGACCCTCAGGACGAGGCGCGCGTCGAGAACCTCGATGAGATGGTCGCGGTCGCCCGCGAGTTCGCGCGCAACAACCCTGAGGGGACGGTCATCGACTTCCTCGCCGAGGTGGCCCTCGTCTCGGACGCCGACGACCTCGACGACGCCTCGGGCTCGGTCTCGCTCATGACGCTGCACACGGCGAAGGGCCTCGAGTACGACGCCGTGTTCGTCACCGGCGTCGAGGAGGATCTCATCCCGCACCGCATCTCGGCGGGGGAGCCGGGCGGCCCCCAGGAGGAGCGCCGGCTCTTCTACGTCGGCGTGACGCGTGCGCGCAAGCGCCTCTTCTTCACGCTCGCGATGACACGCGCCCAGTTCGGCGAGGTCACCGTCGCGATGCCCAGCCGGTTCCTGCAGGAGATCCCCGCCGAGCTGATCGACTGGCGGCAGTCGCCGGGCGACGTCAACTCCCGGGGTGGCACGCAGTCGCGAGCGCTCAACGCCCGTCGTCCTGGCGGCGGCTGGGGCGGCTCGTCCGGCACAGGGCGTCGCTACGGCGAAGACCTCGTGCCGAAGTCCACGTCGATCGAGCGGTTCGCGAACAAGATCCCTGCGAAGGTGCGCGACAACGGCGACATGGTGCTCGGGCCTGGCGACCGTATCCGCCACGAAGACTTCGGTGAGGGACGAGTGGATGCCGTGACCGGCGAGGGCGCGAAGCGCGTCGCCCACGTGCGCTTCGACAAGGCCGGCCCGAAGAAGCTCCTCATCAAGATCGCCCCGATCGAGAAGCTCTAG
- a CDS encoding CHAD domain-containing protein, translating into MSNGPTSFTTREVVVVALNSAATAVAETAPAAIEDEPDGVHQHRIQVRRLRSVLAGFRVALDAPAAKVVRLRYREWGRDLGVVRDIEVRADVAEEELAAAGVDDPHMRRRLVESERESYVRAHARLVEIAANPRAEERRRLLDALVEASVVHDPDADAAPFVAAVLAKQARRVRKAVRRIDGSEDSYHAVRKAARRLRYVSEAVAHAAPGLYLSQVAELTVVGDALHDSLGGHRDALMFADHVAREAVRAARAGESVAAYPAIEASARAAAAEHLTALPEALDRLRAAASDLR; encoded by the coding sequence ATGTCGAACGGGCCGACGTCGTTCACGACGCGTGAGGTCGTCGTGGTCGCGCTGAACAGCGCTGCGACGGCGGTCGCCGAGACGGCGCCGGCTGCAATCGAGGACGAGCCCGACGGCGTGCACCAGCACCGCATCCAGGTGCGGCGGCTGCGGAGCGTGCTCGCCGGCTTCCGGGTTGCCTTGGATGCCCCCGCCGCCAAGGTCGTGCGCCTCCGCTACCGCGAGTGGGGGCGCGACCTCGGCGTCGTGCGCGATATCGAGGTGCGAGCCGACGTCGCCGAGGAGGAGCTCGCGGCGGCCGGGGTGGACGATCCGCACATGCGTCGACGGCTCGTCGAGTCCGAGCGCGAGTCGTACGTGCGTGCGCACGCGCGGCTCGTCGAGATCGCCGCGAACCCGCGCGCCGAGGAGCGCCGGCGGCTGCTCGACGCGCTGGTCGAGGCATCCGTCGTCCACGATCCGGACGCGGATGCCGCACCCTTCGTGGCCGCCGTGCTCGCCAAGCAGGCCCGCCGGGTGCGCAAGGCGGTCCGCCGCATCGACGGCAGCGAGGACTCGTACCACGCCGTGCGCAAAGCCGCCCGCCGCCTGCGGTACGTCTCGGAGGCCGTCGCGCACGCCGCGCCCGGCCTGTACCTGTCGCAGGTCGCCGAGCTCACGGTCGTCGGCGACGCGCTTCACGACAGCCTCGGCGGGCATCGGGATGCGCTGATGTTCGCGGACCACGTCGCGCGCGAGGCCGTGCGCGCGGCGCGGGCGGGAGAGTCCGTCGCCGCGTATCCCGCGATCGAGGCGTCGGCGCGGGCGGCGGCCGCCGAGCATCTCACCGCTCTGCCCGAGGCTCTGGACCGGCTGCGGGCAGCGGCATCCGATCTGCGGTGA
- a CDS encoding SRPBCC family protein — MSNPVVIDAAPGQSYADITREFEASADAVFRAHADPDLFARWIGPRSLQTKIRHWDFRSGGGYAFVQTDAEGNDYEFRGVFHTVRENELIIQTFEFLGAPDQVSIDALRFEDLGGGRSRLADHSVFPSVEALESMISEGMEYGMREGYEKLDDLLAGE; from the coding sequence ATGAGCAACCCCGTCGTCATCGACGCCGCACCCGGCCAGTCGTACGCCGACATCACACGCGAGTTCGAGGCATCGGCCGACGCGGTCTTCCGCGCGCACGCCGACCCGGACCTCTTCGCGAGGTGGATCGGCCCGCGCTCGCTCCAGACGAAGATCAGGCACTGGGACTTCCGCAGCGGAGGCGGCTACGCATTCGTGCAGACGGATGCCGAGGGCAACGACTACGAGTTCCGCGGCGTCTTCCACACGGTGCGCGAGAACGAGCTCATCATCCAGACGTTCGAGTTCCTGGGAGCACCCGACCAGGTGAGCATCGACGCCCTCCGCTTCGAAGACCTGGGCGGCGGACGCTCCCGGCTGGCGGACCACAGCGTCTTCCCGTCGGTCGAAGCGCTCGAGAGCATGATCTCGGAGGGCATGGAGTACGGCATGCGCGAGGGCTACGAGAAGCTCGACGACCTCCTGGCGGGTGAGTGA
- a CDS encoding DUF6325 family protein, with product MSESEAVATDEQTLEPTDTLTGELLDEELGPIDYIVVEFPAGETNFTGAAAAELVSLVQSNTIRVLDLIFVYKNEDGSIDIDELEDVDDLGPLGGIVSSLAEVLAESDLLQLADALSPGSRAAVLVWENTWAAPFAVALRKTGAQLVAADRIPTQALIAAMQNEGE from the coding sequence ATGTCCGAATCAGAAGCCGTCGCGACGGACGAGCAGACGCTCGAACCCACCGACACCCTTACGGGTGAACTCCTGGACGAGGAACTGGGCCCGATCGACTACATCGTCGTCGAGTTCCCCGCCGGAGAGACCAACTTCACCGGAGCCGCGGCAGCCGAGCTCGTCTCGCTCGTGCAGTCGAATACCATCCGGGTGCTCGACCTCATCTTCGTCTACAAGAACGAGGACGGATCCATCGACATCGACGAGCTCGAAGACGTCGACGACCTGGGCCCCCTCGGCGGCATCGTGAGCTCACTCGCCGAGGTGCTGGCCGAGTCCGACCTCCTTCAACTCGCCGACGCGCTGTCGCCGGGCAGCCGCGCCGCAGTGCTCGTGTGGGAGAACACCTGGGCCGCGCCGTTTGCTGTCGCACTGCGCAAGACCGGCGCGCAGCTCGTCGCCGCTGACCGCATCCCCACCCAGGCGCTCATCGCCGCGATGCAGAACGAAGGAGAATGA
- a CDS encoding dihydrofolate reductase family protein: MGAVIASATVSLDGFIAYPDNLPGELFDWYESGDVEVPHAGDFPNFRFTPESEAYWREFTESVGVLVVGRTLFDITDGWKGRHPLDVPVVVVTHEPPTDWSYPGSENFDFVTTGIADAIARAQQIAGDRVVAVAAGTIASQALAAGLLDEVAMDLVPVILGRGVPYFVDLPPETVMLGDPTVVVQGRRATHLKFPVLR; encoded by the coding sequence GTGGGCGCTGTCATCGCTTCGGCCACCGTCTCGCTCGACGGGTTCATCGCCTACCCCGACAACCTGCCGGGTGAGCTCTTCGACTGGTACGAGAGCGGCGACGTCGAGGTCCCGCACGCCGGTGACTTCCCGAACTTCCGCTTCACGCCGGAGAGCGAGGCGTACTGGCGCGAGTTCACGGAATCGGTGGGCGTCCTCGTCGTCGGCCGGACGCTGTTCGACATCACCGACGGCTGGAAGGGGCGGCATCCGCTCGACGTCCCGGTCGTGGTCGTCACGCACGAGCCGCCCACCGACTGGTCCTACCCCGGCTCCGAGAACTTCGACTTCGTCACCACCGGGATCGCCGACGCGATCGCCCGCGCGCAGCAGATCGCGGGCGACCGGGTCGTGGCGGTCGCGGCCGGCACGATCGCGAGCCAGGCGCTCGCGGCGGGCCTGCTCGACGAGGTCGCGATGGACCTCGTGCCGGTCATCCTCGGCCGGGGTGTGCCGTACTTCGTCGACCTTCCGCCCGAGACGGTCATGCTCGGCGACCCGACCGTCGTCGTGCAGGGGCGCCGCGCCACCCACCTGAAGTTCCCCGTGCTCCGCTGA
- a CDS encoding AI-2E family transporter yields MGMFRPRGPQYVELETSEVGLRASQPPWSLWADSFGRLATRALQILLVVAITVGAVWVLQQVTLVTIPLMLALIFGSAFAPVMAWMHRRGVPSVLATVITLLTILVILGAVGWLIVWAVSGQWEDLAVQAQEGFQSVIAWINTLPFAPSDNQLHEWGAQATEFLTSAQFGSGALAGVNAIANFLTGLVLMVTILFFFLKDGPQMWEFVLRPFRGEKYLRARRIGSKTVGILGSYVRGTAFVALVDSIGILIGLLILQVPLAIPLAALVFLLAFIPIVGAVLAGIVAALVALVANGWVNALFVVGVVVLVNQLEGNFLQPVLMGRSMRLHSFVVLIALAVGTAVNGILGAVLAVPIAAVVWGVIQVWDGPDRPARWARPKRALES; encoded by the coding sequence ATGGGTATGTTCCGACCCCGCGGGCCGCAGTACGTCGAACTCGAGACCTCCGAGGTAGGTCTGCGCGCCTCGCAGCCGCCGTGGAGTCTCTGGGCGGACAGCTTCGGCCGCCTCGCGACCCGGGCCCTGCAGATCCTCCTCGTCGTCGCCATCACCGTCGGCGCGGTGTGGGTGCTGCAGCAGGTGACGCTCGTGACGATCCCTCTCATGCTCGCGCTCATCTTCGGGTCGGCGTTCGCTCCGGTCATGGCGTGGATGCACCGGCGCGGCGTCCCGTCGGTGCTCGCGACCGTGATCACACTCCTGACGATCCTGGTGATCCTCGGTGCGGTCGGATGGCTCATCGTGTGGGCCGTCAGCGGGCAGTGGGAGGACCTCGCCGTCCAGGCGCAGGAAGGCTTCCAGAGCGTCATCGCCTGGATCAACACGCTGCCGTTCGCGCCGTCCGACAACCAGTTGCACGAGTGGGGCGCGCAGGCCACCGAGTTCCTGACGAGCGCCCAGTTCGGCTCGGGCGCGCTCGCCGGCGTGAACGCCATCGCGAACTTCCTCACGGGGCTCGTCCTCATGGTCACGATCCTGTTCTTCTTCCTCAAGGACGGGCCGCAGATGTGGGAGTTCGTCCTTCGGCCGTTCCGCGGCGAGAAGTACCTCCGGGCCCGCCGGATCGGGTCGAAGACCGTCGGCATCCTCGGCTCGTACGTGCGCGGAACCGCGTTCGTCGCGCTCGTGGACTCGATCGGCATCCTCATCGGGCTCCTGATCCTTCAAGTGCCCCTCGCGATCCCGCTCGCCGCGCTCGTGTTCCTGCTGGCGTTCATCCCGATCGTGGGCGCCGTGCTCGCCGGCATCGTCGCGGCGCTCGTCGCCCTGGTCGCGAACGGCTGGGTCAACGCCCTGTTCGTGGTCGGCGTCGTCGTGCTCGTCAATCAGCTCGAGGGCAACTTCCTCCAGCCCGTGCTGATGGGCCGGTCGATGCGGCTGCACTCCTTCGTCGTGCTGATCGCCCTCGCCGTCGGCACCGCCGTCAACGGCATCCTCGGCGCCGTCCTCGCCGTGCCGATCGCGGCCGTCGTGTGGGGCGTCATCCAGGTCTGGGACGGGCCCGACCGCCCCGCCCGCTGGGCACGCCCGAAGCGCGCGCTCGAGTCGTAG
- a CDS encoding SseB family protein — protein MALFSRGKRNRDQSADTDAERPAEPAPAESPAAGQAESGTAQTPEASLPSGAAEGTDAAAEASVGISVSSFRGVGAAPVEEAPAPVRAAAPPNAPLGELRLGREVAPPPRESVPGLRDNVLLAEALGALPADPSPQQILDVARQLMQGHLYLRVKGDARTLLAEGKGLPLAIVTLGDENFVVAYSGGFALSASLRSDGANDTSAMGQPALTVIRHVLGGSYAGLVLDPASAPARIVLRRDMLERMVEGIDPDLEIKALLASERTPATAPSVGAALGRAPFWVGVSRAGDSGKFGVAEARTADGQRFIEIFSHPLEVVVLGRGDQPAPMTGEQLGKALRADPGITGVIVDPAGPWIRLTREDLAGLIDA, from the coding sequence ATGGCTCTCTTCTCGCGCGGAAAGCGCAACCGCGACCAGTCCGCCGACACCGATGCCGAGCGGCCCGCCGAGCCGGCGCCGGCAGAGTCGCCGGCTGCGGGACAGGCGGAGTCCGGGACGGCGCAGACTCCGGAGGCATCGCTGCCCTCCGGCGCAGCGGAGGGGACGGATGCCGCGGCCGAGGCATCCGTCGGCATCTCGGTCTCGTCGTTCCGCGGAGTGGGAGCCGCCCCGGTCGAGGAGGCCCCGGCGCCTGTGCGAGCCGCGGCGCCGCCGAACGCCCCACTGGGAGAGCTGCGGCTGGGGCGCGAAGTCGCGCCGCCACCGCGCGAGAGCGTCCCGGGTCTTCGCGACAATGTTCTCCTCGCCGAGGCGCTCGGCGCCCTTCCCGCAGATCCGTCGCCGCAGCAGATCCTCGACGTGGCGCGTCAGCTCATGCAGGGCCACCTGTACCTGCGGGTGAAGGGTGACGCTCGCACACTGCTCGCGGAGGGCAAGGGGCTGCCGCTCGCGATCGTCACGCTCGGCGACGAGAACTTCGTCGTCGCCTACAGCGGCGGCTTCGCGCTGAGCGCGAGCCTGCGCAGCGACGGTGCGAACGACACGTCGGCGATGGGACAGCCCGCCCTGACGGTCATCCGTCACGTGCTCGGCGGATCGTACGCGGGCCTCGTGCTCGACCCGGCCTCGGCGCCGGCGCGTATCGTCCTGCGCCGCGACATGCTCGAGCGGATGGTCGAGGGCATCGACCCCGACCTCGAGATCAAGGCGCTGCTCGCGTCGGAACGCACGCCCGCGACGGCCCCTTCGGTCGGGGCGGCGCTCGGCCGCGCTCCGTTCTGGGTGGGCGTCAGCCGCGCCGGCGACAGCGGGAAGTTCGGGGTCGCCGAGGCTCGCACCGCAGACGGTCAGCGCTTCATCGAGATCTTCTCGCACCCCCTCGAGGTCGTGGTGCTCGGCCGAGGCGATCAGCCGGCCCCTATGACCGGTGAGCAGCTCGGAAAGGCGCTGCGCGCTGATCCCGGGATCACGGGCGTCATCGTCGACCCGGCCGGGCCATGGATCCGGCTGACCCGCGAGGACCTCGCGGGCCTCATCGACGCCTGA
- a CDS encoding ATP-dependent DNA ligase produces MPHDIPAPMLAKSVPDVPGQDAVAGGLSYEPKWDGFRALISWDGESVEIGSRGAKPLTRYFPELVEALARILPEPCLIDGEVVVPKDVDGKQRLDWDSLTQRIHPAASRVNMLAEQTPAMLIAFDLLARGDRDLLDEPFSVRRAELVDLLGDVPHPVHVTRTTDDPDLARRWLAEFEGAGLDGVVAKPLAQPYAPNKRTMFKIKHARTADVVAWAYRVHKSGQGVGSLLVGLYGEDGTLLPVGAVSAWSNARRLELVDELASLVERDESGEAVTGAGEKSRFTGADKDMSFVKLRPERVLEVRYDQLESWRFRHTVQFERWRPDRDPRSCTYEQLETVSAYDLGDVLD; encoded by the coding sequence ATGCCGCACGACATCCCCGCGCCGATGCTCGCGAAGTCCGTCCCCGATGTGCCCGGCCAGGACGCCGTGGCCGGCGGGCTGAGCTATGAGCCGAAGTGGGACGGGTTCCGTGCCCTCATCTCGTGGGACGGCGAGTCGGTCGAGATCGGCTCTCGAGGGGCCAAGCCCCTCACTCGCTACTTCCCCGAGCTCGTCGAGGCGTTGGCGCGGATCCTTCCCGAGCCCTGTCTGATCGACGGCGAGGTCGTCGTGCCGAAGGACGTCGACGGCAAGCAGCGGCTCGACTGGGACTCGCTGACGCAGCGCATTCACCCCGCGGCATCCCGGGTCAACATGCTCGCGGAGCAGACGCCGGCGATGTTGATCGCCTTCGATCTGCTGGCGCGCGGCGACCGAGACCTGCTCGACGAGCCCTTCTCGGTGCGGCGGGCAGAACTCGTCGACCTGCTCGGCGACGTGCCGCACCCGGTGCACGTGACGCGCACCACGGACGATCCCGATCTGGCCCGCCGTTGGCTCGCCGAATTCGAGGGCGCCGGCCTCGACGGGGTCGTCGCCAAGCCCCTGGCCCAGCCGTATGCGCCGAACAAGCGCACGATGTTCAAGATCAAGCACGCCCGCACGGCAGACGTCGTGGCGTGGGCCTATCGCGTGCACAAGTCGGGTCAGGGCGTGGGTTCGCTCCTGGTCGGCCTCTACGGAGAGGACGGCACGTTGCTTCCCGTGGGCGCCGTCTCCGCGTGGAGCAATGCGCGGCGCCTCGAACTCGTCGACGAGCTCGCGTCCCTCGTCGAGCGTGATGAGTCCGGGGAGGCCGTCACCGGCGCGGGCGAGAAGTCACGGTTCACCGGCGCGGACAAGGACATGTCGTTCGTCAAGCTGCGCCCTGAGCGCGTGCTCGAGGTGCGCTACGACCAGCTCGAGAGCTGGCGCTTCCGCCACACCGTGCAGTTCGAGCGCTGGCGCCCCGACCGCGACCCTCGCTCCTGCACCTACGAGCAGCTCGAGACCGTCTCGGCCTACGACTTGGGCGACGTCCTGGACTGA
- the ppk2 gene encoding polyphosphate kinase 2 yields the protein MGKKSDKRGGGLSGKRYEKELKKLHVELVKLQEWVKHEGVKVCIVFEGRDGAGKGGVIKAITERVSPRVFRVVALPAPTERELSQMYIQRYISHFPAAGEVVIFDRSWYNRAGVERVMGFTDDETADKFLAQVPLVEKAMIDSGIILFKYWLEVSPEEQTRRLEDRIHDGRKTWKLSPMDLKSYNRWYDYSRARDKMFAATDTDFAPWNVAVSDDKERARLNIISHLLSRIPYVELPGDEPVLPERQEPGDYVEPDYPYRYVPDAF from the coding sequence ATGGGGAAGAAGTCCGACAAGCGCGGCGGAGGCCTCAGCGGCAAGCGGTACGAGAAGGAGCTCAAGAAGCTCCACGTCGAACTCGTGAAGCTGCAGGAGTGGGTCAAGCACGAGGGCGTCAAGGTGTGCATCGTGTTCGAGGGCCGGGACGGCGCCGGCAAGGGCGGCGTGATCAAGGCGATCACCGAGCGCGTGAGTCCGCGTGTCTTCCGGGTCGTCGCCCTCCCGGCGCCGACCGAGCGCGAGCTGAGCCAGATGTACATCCAGCGCTACATCTCGCACTTCCCGGCGGCCGGGGAGGTCGTCATCTTCGACCGCTCCTGGTACAACCGCGCGGGCGTCGAGCGGGTCATGGGCTTCACCGACGACGAGACGGCCGACAAGTTCCTGGCGCAGGTGCCGCTGGTCGAGAAGGCGATGATCGACTCGGGGATCATCCTCTTCAAATACTGGCTCGAGGTGAGTCCCGAAGAGCAGACGCGGCGTCTCGAGGACCGCATCCACGACGGCCGCAAGACGTGGAAGCTCTCGCCCATGGACCTCAAGTCGTACAACCGCTGGTACGACTACTCCCGCGCCCGCGACAAGATGTTCGCCGCGACCGACACCGACTTCGCGCCGTGGAACGTGGCCGTCTCCGACGACAAGGAGCGGGCGCGGCTCAACATCATCTCGCACCTCCTCTCGAGGATCCCCTACGTCGAACTGCCCGGCGACGAGCCCGTCCTGCCCGAGCGGCAGGAGCCGGGCGACTACGTCGAGCCGGACTACCCGTACCGCTACGTGCCGGACGCCTTTTAG
- the ligD gene encoding non-homologous end-joining DNA ligase, with protein MASPRITLTVPGPDGDREVGISNPDRVLWPEAGITKRELAEYLVTVAEPFLAANGDRPVSLERFPDGVDGERFYSKNPPKGAPSFVEAQTVTYNSGRRHPQIILTEIASAVWAAQMNTVVFHPWASLASNTDNPVELRIDLDPQPGTDFQDAAAVAPALREVLSEAGLTAFLKTSGNRGIHVFCPIEPEWEFLEVRHAVIAAGRELERRLPEKVTMNWWKEERGERIFIDFNQANRDRTMAGAYSPRALPGATVSTPLTWEELDAGVDPAAFTVRSVPERLAAQGDPWATLLDKPGRIDTLLEWWQRDLDNGLGELPFPPDFPKMPGEPPRVQPSRKNEANWPKDGEA; from the coding sequence ATGGCCTCCCCGCGCATCACCCTGACCGTCCCCGGACCGGACGGCGACCGCGAAGTCGGCATCTCCAACCCCGACCGTGTGCTCTGGCCCGAGGCCGGCATCACCAAGCGGGAGCTCGCCGAGTACCTCGTGACGGTCGCGGAGCCGTTCCTCGCGGCCAATGGCGACCGCCCGGTGTCGCTCGAGCGCTTCCCCGACGGCGTCGACGGCGAGCGCTTCTACTCGAAGAACCCGCCCAAGGGGGCTCCGTCGTTCGTCGAAGCGCAGACGGTCACGTACAACAGCGGCCGCCGGCATCCGCAGATCATCCTCACCGAGATCGCGTCGGCGGTGTGGGCGGCCCAGATGAACACCGTCGTCTTCCACCCGTGGGCCTCGCTCGCGTCGAACACCGACAACCCCGTCGAGCTGCGCATCGACCTCGACCCCCAGCCCGGAACGGATTTCCAGGATGCCGCGGCTGTCGCCCCCGCGCTCCGCGAGGTGCTGTCGGAGGCGGGGCTGACCGCGTTCCTCAAGACGAGCGGCAATCGCGGCATCCACGTCTTCTGCCCCATCGAGCCGGAGTGGGAGTTCCTCGAAGTGCGGCATGCGGTGATCGCCGCGGGGCGTGAGCTCGAGCGGCGCCTGCCCGAGAAGGTCACGATGAACTGGTGGAAGGAGGAGCGCGGCGAGCGCATCTTCATCGACTTCAACCAGGCCAACCGCGACCGCACGATGGCCGGCGCGTACAGCCCGCGCGCCCTGCCGGGCGCGACGGTCTCGACGCCACTCACGTGGGAGGAGCTCGACGCGGGCGTCGACCCCGCCGCCTTCACGGTGCGCTCAGTCCCCGAGCGGCTCGCCGCTCAGGGCGACCCGTGGGCGACGCTGCTCGACAAGCCTGGCCGCATCGACACGCTCCTCGAGTGGTGGCAGCGCGACCTCGACAACGGCCTCGGCGAACTGCCCTTCCCGCCCGACTTCCCCAAGATGCCGGGCGAGCCGCCCCGCGTGCAGCCCAGCCGCAAGAATGAGGCGAACTGGCCCAAGGACGGCGAGGCCTGA
- a CDS encoding metalloregulator ArsR/SmtB family transcription factor gives MRSAAAILGPSDDGRDEASVTADELLDKAFLALADPVRRAIVARLSRGSATVNDLAEPFAITKQAVSRHIHVLEQAGLVTRSRDAQRRPVHLDAAALERLTAWIDRYRLVAEARYRALDGVLATSRSAPPTSSGGGQAVATPQKEKES, from the coding sequence ATGCGCTCGGCAGCCGCCATTCTCGGCCCGTCCGATGACGGGAGGGACGAGGCATCCGTCACCGCCGACGAGCTGCTGGACAAGGCCTTCCTCGCCCTCGCGGATCCCGTGCGGCGCGCCATCGTCGCCCGGCTGAGCCGCGGCTCTGCGACCGTGAACGACCTCGCGGAGCCCTTCGCCATCACGAAGCAAGCCGTCTCCAGGCACATCCACGTGCTCGAGCAGGCGGGACTCGTCACACGGAGCCGCGACGCGCAGCGCCGGCCGGTGCATCTGGATGCCGCTGCCCTCGAGCGGCTCACGGCCTGGATCGACCGGTACCGGCTCGTCGCCGAGGCGCGGTACCGAGCGCTCGACGGGGTTCTCGCGACCTCGCGAAGCGCCCCTCCCACGTCATCGGGCGGCGGTCAGGCCGTCGCCACCCCACAGAAGGAGAAGGAATCATGA